In Cetobacterium somerae ATCC BAA-474, a genomic segment contains:
- a CDS encoding DUF1858 domain-containing protein, with protein sequence MITKDTIIADIIEINPMAVEILMGYGMGCIGCPSAQMETLEQACEIHGLNINEVLEKLNKK encoded by the coding sequence ATGATAACTAAGGATACTATAATAGCAGATATTATTGAAATAAATCCAATGGCAGTAGAAATTTTAATGGGATATGGGATGGGATGTATAGGATGCCCGTCAGCACAAATGGAAACTTTAGAACAGGCATGTGAGATTCATGGATTGAATATAAATGAAGTTTTAGAAAAATTAAATAAAAAATAG
- a CDS encoding BCCT family transporter codes for MSVNKGENIGLDIEKTKTFKNFLLRENPIFYISFFIIFTILSVIGLNKSQFEKITKVLLNSIITNFGFLYLIIVLLIALVCLYLCCSSYGDIRLGKDDSKPEYSNISWFSMLFSAGMGVGLVFFGVAEPMTHFVNPIGGIESGSKSAIDFAFNTSFFHWGIHPWAIYSFLALGMAYFQFRKGEKGLISSLFSPILKGKKYEKQLKMIIDVIAILATITGVATTLGFGALQINSGLNYLFNIPNNIISQIIIIGVVTVIFVYSALGSLDKGIKTLSNLNVLISFLLLFIVIVLGPTIGIFNVFSESLGNYLNNFLKISLRTNSFGDKTWLSSWTIFYWSNWVAWTPFVGTFIARISKGRTIREFIIGVVVIPSLVSFIWFSAFGTLGISLGREFAKVAIEHTETALFLVFGEYPLGDLMSGVAIVLLASFFITSADSATYVLGMMSSDGDLNPPKYKKLIWGVFQSLLAIALISAGGLDMLKTASIIIAFPLLILLPIMIFSLFYSLKRDIFIKKRIKLKNEIKKMSLEEIGYLSDTVKDLRICKEE; via the coding sequence ATGAGTGTGAACAAAGGAGAAAATATAGGGTTAGATATCGAAAAAACAAAAACTTTCAAAAATTTTTTATTAAGAGAGAATCCCATTTTTTACATTTCGTTTTTTATCATTTTTACAATTTTATCAGTTATTGGATTAAATAAATCCCAGTTTGAAAAGATAACAAAAGTATTATTAAATTCCATAATAACAAATTTTGGATTTTTATATTTAATAATAGTATTGTTAATAGCATTAGTATGTTTATATCTTTGTTGTAGTAGTTACGGTGATATTAGATTAGGGAAAGATGACTCAAAACCAGAATATTCAAATATTTCTTGGTTTTCAATGCTTTTTTCAGCTGGAATGGGAGTAGGGCTAGTATTCTTTGGGGTAGCAGAGCCTATGACTCATTTTGTAAATCCAATAGGTGGAATAGAAAGTGGTTCTAAATCGGCAATAGATTTTGCGTTTAATACATCATTTTTTCATTGGGGAATACATCCATGGGCTATTTATAGTTTTTTGGCCCTAGGAATGGCTTATTTTCAATTTAGAAAAGGAGAAAAAGGACTTATTAGCTCACTATTTTCACCGATTTTAAAAGGGAAAAAATATGAAAAACAGTTAAAAATGATAATAGATGTGATAGCTATTTTGGCAACAATAACAGGAGTAGCGACAACTTTAGGATTTGGAGCACTTCAAATAAATAGTGGACTAAATTATCTTTTTAATATTCCAAACAATATAATAAGTCAAATTATAATAATAGGTGTTGTTACAGTTATTTTTGTATACTCAGCATTGGGGTCACTGGATAAGGGAATAAAAACTTTATCGAATTTAAATGTGTTAATATCATTTTTATTATTGTTTATTGTAATTGTTTTAGGACCTACAATAGGAATTTTCAATGTTTTTTCAGAGAGTTTAGGAAATTATTTGAATAATTTTTTGAAGATAAGTTTAAGAACAAATAGCTTTGGTGATAAAACATGGTTATCTTCATGGACAATCTTTTATTGGTCTAATTGGGTTGCTTGGACACCTTTTGTTGGAACATTTATAGCTAGAATATCTAAAGGAAGAACTATAAGAGAGTTTATTATAGGAGTTGTGGTAATCCCATCGCTAGTTTCATTTATATGGTTTTCAGCTTTTGGAACATTAGGAATATCTTTGGGAAGAGAGTTTGCAAAAGTAGCAATAGAGCATACTGAAACAGCGTTATTTTTAGTTTTTGGTGAGTATCCTTTGGGAGATTTAATGAGTGGAGTAGCTATTGTTTTATTAGCTTCATTTTTTATAACCTCAGCAGATTCAGCAACATATGTTTTAGGAATGATGAGCTCAGATGGAGATTTAAATCCTCCAAAATATAAAAAGTTAATTTGGGGAGTTTTTCAATCTCTTTTGGCAATAGCTCTTATATCTGCTGGAGGGTTAGATATGTTAAAAACAGCATCTATAATAATAGCTTTTCCACTTTTGATACTACTTCCTATAATGATTTTTTCACTTTTTTACTCTCTTAAGAGAGATATTTTTATAAAAAAGCGTATAAAATTGAAAAATGAAATAAAAAAGATGTCTTTAGAAGAGATAGGATATCTTTCAGATACAGTAAAAGATTTAAGAATTTGCAAAGAAGAATAA
- a CDS encoding septum site-determining protein MinC, which translates to MNDCVILKGKKDRLVVQLDSNIDFSSLKDKFSEKIKQAEAFIGDAKIAIEFTNRKLTEIEENILIGVINRETNIKIAFIFSEKSTFSQLPGGQLPFSNIKDVTDEGCTKFHKGTLRSGHNLEFDGNVVVLGDVNPGAVIKSKGNVVVLGYLNGTVYAGEDDGSEAFVGAFSLNPIQIKIGQVIAKNPSTNVLDVNKVKKTLDFEVAYLKDGNIFIEKFNKATLEHMVKI; encoded by the coding sequence ATGAATGACTGTGTAATTCTAAAGGGAAAAAAGGACAGGTTAGTTGTGCAATTAGATAGTAACATCGATTTTAGCTCTTTAAAAGATAAATTTTCTGAAAAGATTAAACAGGCTGAAGCATTCATAGGCGATGCGAAAATAGCCATTGAATTTACTAATAGAAAACTAACAGAAATAGAGGAAAATATTTTAATCGGAGTAATAAATAGAGAGACGAATATAAAGATAGCATTCATTTTTTCTGAAAAATCTACTTTTTCGCAGTTACCAGGAGGACAACTTCCATTTAGTAATATAAAAGATGTAACAGATGAGGGATGTACAAAGTTTCATAAAGGAACTTTACGTTCTGGACATAATTTAGAATTTGATGGAAATGTAGTTGTATTAGGGGATGTGAATCCAGGTGCAGTAATTAAATCTAAAGGAAACGTTGTTGTATTAGGATATTTAAATGGAACAGTTTATGCAGGAGAAGATGATGGTTCAGAGGCCTTTGTAGGAGCTTTTTCTTTAAATCCTATTCAAATAAAAATAGGACAAGTTATAGCGAAAAATCCAAGTACAAATGTATTAGATGTTAATAAAGTTAAAAAAACCTTAGATTTTGAAGTAGCTTATTTAAAAGATGGAAATATTTTTATTGAAAAATTCAATAAAGCAACTTTAGAGCATATGGTAAAAATATAA
- the minD gene encoding septum site-determining protein MinD translates to MGKVIVITSGKGGVGKTTSSANLGAALAMQNQKTLLIDTDIGLRNLDVVMGLENRIVYDLIDVIEGVCKPKQAIIKDKRNDNLHLLPAAQSRDKNAVTPEQMRELIEILKAEYDFVLVDCPAGIEQGFKNAIAAAEEAYVVTTPEISAVRDADRIIGLLEANEIRNPKLIVNRLRVEMVKDGNMLSVDDVTDILGIKPIGIVPDDENIVISTNKGEPLVYKGESLAARAYVNIASRTLGQNVEFLDLDPKVGFFDKIKEIFKK, encoded by the coding sequence ATGGGAAAAGTTATAGTAATTACTTCAGGAAAAGGTGGAGTAGGTAAAACGACGAGTAGTGCTAACTTAGGGGCTGCACTAGCTATGCAAAATCAAAAGACACTATTAATTGATACAGATATAGGTTTAAGAAATTTAGATGTTGTTATGGGATTAGAAAATAGAATAGTTTATGATTTAATCGACGTTATAGAGGGTGTTTGTAAGCCTAAGCAAGCTATAATAAAAGATAAAAGAAATGATAATTTACATCTTTTACCAGCAGCTCAATCAAGAGATAAAAATGCGGTAACTCCAGAGCAAATGAGAGAGTTAATTGAAATACTAAAAGCTGAATATGATTTTGTATTAGTTGATTGTCCAGCAGGAATAGAGCAAGGATTTAAAAATGCTATCGCAGCGGCAGAAGAAGCTTATGTTGTAACAACACCAGAAATTTCTGCAGTTAGAGATGCAGATCGTATTATTGGATTATTAGAAGCAAATGAAATTAGAAATCCAAAATTAATAGTTAATCGTTTAAGAGTAGAAATGGTTAAAGATGGAAATATGTTAAGTGTGGATGATGTAACAGATATTTTAGGAATAAAACCTATTGGAATTGTTCCAGATGATGAAAATATAGTTATATCAACAAATAAAGGAGAACCTTTAGTGTATAAAGGGGAATCTTTAGCAGCTAGAGCATATGTAAATATAGCTTCAAGAACACTTGGACAAAATGTTGAGTTTTTAGATTTAGATCCTAAAGTTGGATTTTTTGATAAGATAAAAGAAATATTTAAAAAATAA
- a CDS encoding 4Fe-4S dicluster domain-containing protein produces the protein MSHIVGKSAYKSLEERLNRFPQGAPPSKVLYDILAILFSEKEAELVAQLPIKPFTLKKAASIWKISEKDAKNILDTLASRAILLDTVHKGVQTYILPPPMAGFIEFSMMRTRGDIDQKLLGELLYQYMNVEEDFIKDLFYSSETKLGRVFVNEDALEKTRETQNTMSSNTLDNLVQVLDYEKASHIIETSDHMGISMCYCRHKMQHVGKACDAPMDICMTFGNVANSLINNGYARRVDKIEGMDLLQQAYDSNLVQCGENVREGVTFICNCCGCCCEALVAAKKFGMMHPVETTNFLPKINHETCINCGKCLKVCPVNAIKKIEGEYVVQEELCLGCGVCGRACPKSSILLMPRETRVITPINSVHRSVLMAIEKGMLQELIFDNKALFSHRAMAAILGAILKLSPVHKIMASKQMKSVYLEKLLKNY, from the coding sequence ATGAGCCATATTGTAGGTAAGTCAGCATATAAAAGTTTAGAGGAGAGACTTAACAGATTTCCTCAAGGAGCACCACCATCTAAAGTCCTATATGATATACTAGCGATACTATTTTCAGAAAAAGAGGCAGAGTTAGTAGCACAACTTCCAATAAAGCCTTTTACATTAAAAAAGGCAGCATCAATTTGGAAGATATCAGAAAAAGATGCTAAAAATATTTTAGATACACTAGCATCAAGAGCGATTTTATTAGATACGGTACATAAAGGGGTTCAAACTTATATACTACCACCACCAATGGCTGGATTTATAGAATTTTCTATGATGAGAACTAGAGGAGATATTGATCAAAAACTTTTAGGAGAACTTTTATACCAGTATATGAATGTAGAAGAGGATTTTATAAAGGATCTTTTTTATAGTTCGGAAACAAAATTAGGAAGAGTTTTTGTAAATGAAGATGCTCTAGAAAAAACTAGAGAGACACAAAATACCATGTCTTCAAATACTTTAGATAATTTAGTTCAAGTTTTAGATTATGAAAAAGCTTCACATATAATAGAAACATCAGACCATATGGGAATTAGTATGTGTTATTGCAGACATAAAATGCAACATGTGGGAAAAGCTTGTGATGCACCAATGGATATTTGTATGACTTTTGGAAATGTAGCAAACTCATTGATAAATAATGGTTACGCAAGAAGAGTTGATAAAATAGAGGGAATGGATTTACTTCAGCAAGCATATGATAGTAATTTAGTTCAATGTGGCGAAAATGTAAGAGAGGGAGTAACATTTATTTGTAATTGTTGTGGATGTTGCTGTGAAGCTTTAGTGGCAGCTAAAAAATTTGGAATGATGCATCCCGTAGAAACAACAAACTTTTTACCTAAAATAAATCATGAGACATGTATAAATTGCGGTAAGTGTTTAAAGGTTTGCCCTGTTAATGCTATAAAGAAAATAGAGGGAGAATACGTAGTTCAAGAGGAACTTTGTTTAGGATGTGGAGTATGTGGAAGAGCTTGTCCTAAAAGTAGTATATTATTAATGCCTCGTGAAACAAGAGTGATAACTCCAATAAACTCTGTTCATAGATCAGTTTTAATGGCAATTGAGAAAGGTATGCTTCAAGAGTTGATATTTGATAATAAAGCTTTATTTAGTCATAGAGCTATGGCGGCCATACTAGGAGCAATTTTAAAACTATCTCCTGTGCATAAAATTATGGCGAGTAAACAGATGAAATCAGTTTACCTAGAGAAATTATTAAAAAATTATTAA
- the minE gene encoding cell division topological specificity factor MinE yields the protein MGFFSFLNKEKSSSVAKDRLKLVLIHDRAMLSPKMLETLKDEIIAVISKYVDIDRDSLNIEVSQEAETGRETALIANIPIKIKK from the coding sequence ATGGGATTTTTTAGTTTTTTGAATAAAGAAAAATCTAGTTCAGTAGCTAAAGACCGTTTAAAGTTAGTACTGATACATGATAGAGCTATGCTTTCTCCCAAAATGCTTGAAACTTTAAAAGATGAAATAATTGCAGTAATATCTAAATATGTGGATATAGATAGAGATTCTTTAAATATTGAAGTTTCTCAAGAGGCGGAAACGGGAAGAGAAACAGCATTGATAGCAAATATACCTATAAAAATAAAAAAATAG
- a CDS encoding glycoside hydrolase family 2 TIM barrel-domain containing protein, with protein MNTVKMMLLLSSVLTTLCYSDNLDGSNHAKGHEGINPGSYSKTNPFWTNNPEIFGDNREKAHVTKMSFNTIEEALNNPNYTDFKNSKNFKSLNGDWKFKLVDHPDQDLKDFYKTSYNTNNWKTIPVPSSWQLHGYDQIRYNDTAYPWEYQKTPINHPDTPKDYNPIGYYKREFNMDKNWGGREVYISFQGVESAYYLYVNGEYVGYSEDSFTGHDFDITKFLKEGSNEIAVKVYRWSDGSWLESQDMIKLSGIFRDVFLYSTPKTYIRDYTVVTDLDKNYENADLNVKVDVSTKSGFVPGKYTVIGKVYDDKKKEVKNFEKVVEVTGDELKQIINFNEKFINPKKWSSEEPNLYTLVLALKNPKGEIIETVSNRIGFRKVEIKDNKIMVNGKKLMLRGVNRHEFTGDKGRVVSEDVMRKDIELMKQNNINTVRSSHYPNDPKWYDLCDEYGLYVMDEANLETHGRLDEIPQDRVEWTPAVIDRQEAMVERSKNEPSIIMWSIGNESSTGKNFELAAKYLKEKDPTRLTHYEPQRDITDTYSRMYRSIEEMKAYLVYEDNTKPYLQCEFAHGMGNSIGNLQDYWDVMESNEIFHGGYIWDWVDQAIETIDPKTGEKYFAYGGDWGDEEFTDKNFSANGLIFADRTVQPELIEVKKVFQNIGIKNSDLSKGKISLENKYMFTNLKDYSGNWEITENGKVIKSGKFEVDLLPGAKKDVDIPLKDIKLDSKKEYFININFALKNDKSWAPKGYIVASEQFQLKDKNISEKIDLKNVKELKYKENNSILDISGENFKAEIDLKKGGIKSFESNGKNIIETPLEFNFWRAPNDNDRGNGAMKRLDTWRYAGKNSKVVNYKVENIENKVIKVDLEIDIPTKETSKLYVTYLIDGNGEILVDSSLYSPKTLPEIPEFSMITELNPKNNRVKWYGRGPEENYIDRKTGYDVGIYEENVENFFIPYINPSETGNRSDIRWVEIANENGEGLLVTSLPERETLEFNTLYYTPEELSSGKRHPFELDKNKNVVLRIIGKQMGVGGDNSWGARPHDQYQLKSGEVQRYTFKIVEKNKDIDSFEKRDNNLDIDSKNYFEARRAIEQVANNVVYLSDLGVKNSNKMTSKDKTIAENPLTLRLENGEVIKFDKGINGLSDNDIIVNIEGKGFKKFQSYVGLDREVLGYRGTAEFKVFADGKEVFNSGVMKSSDRAKFIDIDLNGVKELKLQILNSDGVTKYDHGTYGDAKFVK; from the coding sequence ATGAATACAGTAAAGATGATGCTATTATTAAGTTCAGTATTAACAACATTATGCTATTCGGATAATTTAGATGGGTCTAATCATGCAAAAGGTCACGAAGGTATAAATCCTGGGAGTTATTCTAAAACAAATCCATTTTGGACAAATAATCCAGAAATATTTGGAGATAACAGAGAGAAAGCACACGTAACTAAAATGTCTTTTAATACTATTGAAGAGGCACTAAATAATCCAAATTATACTGATTTTAAAAATTCTAAAAACTTTAAAAGTTTGAATGGAGATTGGAAATTTAAATTAGTGGATCATCCAGATCAAGATTTAAAAGATTTTTACAAAACTTCCTATAATACGAATAATTGGAAAACTATACCAGTTCCATCGAGTTGGCAGTTACATGGATATGATCAAATTAGATATAATGATACAGCATATCCTTGGGAATATCAAAAAACACCGATAAATCACCCTGATACTCCTAAAGATTATAATCCAATTGGTTATTATAAAAGAGAGTTTAATATGGATAAAAATTGGGGTGGAAGAGAGGTTTATATCTCTTTTCAAGGTGTTGAATCAGCATATTATTTATACGTAAATGGAGAGTATGTAGGATATAGTGAAGATTCATTTACAGGACATGATTTTGATATAACAAAATTTTTAAAAGAGGGAAGCAATGAAATTGCAGTTAAAGTATATAGATGGAGTGATGGTAGTTGGTTAGAATCTCAAGATATGATTAAATTAAGTGGTATTTTTAGAGATGTTTTCTTATATTCAACTCCTAAAACATATATAAGGGATTATACAGTTGTAACAGATTTAGATAAAAATTATGAAAATGCAGATTTAAATGTAAAGGTAGATGTATCTACAAAGTCTGGTTTTGTCCCAGGGAAATATACTGTTATTGGAAAAGTTTATGATGATAAGAAAAAAGAAGTTAAGAATTTTGAAAAAGTTGTTGAAGTTACAGGAGATGAATTAAAGCAAATTATAAATTTTAACGAAAAATTTATAAATCCCAAAAAATGGAGTTCAGAAGAACCAAATTTATATACTTTAGTTTTAGCTTTAAAAAATCCTAAAGGTGAAATAATTGAAACTGTAAGCAATAGAATAGGATTTAGAAAAGTTGAAATAAAAGATAATAAAATAATGGTAAATGGAAAGAAACTGATGTTAAGAGGAGTTAATAGACATGAGTTTACAGGAGATAAAGGTAGAGTTGTAAGTGAAGATGTAATGCGTAAAGATATTGAACTTATGAAACAAAATAATATAAATACAGTGAGGTCTTCACATTATCCTAATGATCCTAAGTGGTATGATTTATGTGATGAGTATGGACTTTATGTTATGGATGAAGCTAATTTAGAAACTCATGGAAGACTTGATGAGATTCCTCAAGATAGAGTAGAGTGGACACCAGCAGTTATAGATAGACAAGAAGCAATGGTTGAACGTAGTAAAAATGAACCATCTATAATTATGTGGTCAATAGGAAACGAATCATCAACAGGAAAAAACTTTGAATTAGCTGCAAAATATTTAAAAGAAAAGGATCCAACAAGACTTACTCATTATGAGCCACAAAGAGATATAACTGACACATATAGTAGAATGTATAGATCAATAGAAGAGATGAAGGCGTATTTGGTTTATGAAGATAATACAAAACCATATTTACAATGTGAATTTGCTCATGGAATGGGTAATAGTATTGGAAATCTTCAAGATTATTGGGATGTTATGGAAAGTAATGAAATATTTCATGGTGGATATATTTGGGACTGGGTAGATCAAGCTATAGAAACAATTGATCCTAAAACAGGTGAAAAATATTTTGCATATGGTGGAGATTGGGGAGATGAAGAATTTACAGATAAAAACTTCTCAGCTAATGGATTGATATTTGCTGATAGAACAGTGCAACCAGAACTTATAGAAGTAAAAAAAGTATTCCAAAATATAGGTATAAAAAATTCTGATTTATCCAAAGGAAAAATATCTTTAGAAAATAAATATATGTTCACTAATTTGAAAGATTATAGTGGAAATTGGGAAATTACTGAGAATGGAAAAGTTATAAAAAGTGGAAAATTTGAAGTAGATTTATTACCTGGAGCTAAAAAAGATGTAGATATTCCATTAAAAGATATAAAATTAGATTCTAAAAAAGAGTATTTCATAAATATAAATTTCGCATTAAAAAATGATAAAAGTTGGGCACCAAAAGGTTATATTGTTGCAAGTGAGCAATTCCAACTAAAAGATAAAAATATTAGTGAGAAAATAGATTTAAAGAATGTTAAAGAATTAAAGTATAAAGAAAATAATAGTATTTTAGATATTTCAGGGGAAAATTTTAAAGCAGAGATTGATTTGAAAAAAGGTGGAATAAAATCTTTTGAAAGTAATGGAAAAAATATTATAGAAACTCCACTTGAATTTAATTTCTGGAGAGCTCCAAATGATAACGATAGGGGAAATGGAGCAATGAAAAGACTTGATACTTGGAGATATGCTGGTAAAAATAGTAAAGTTGTAAATTATAAAGTTGAGAATATAGAAAATAAAGTTATTAAAGTAGATTTAGAAATAGATATTCCTACAAAAGAAACATCAAAACTTTATGTAACGTATCTTATTGATGGAAATGGTGAAATTTTAGTAGATTCGTCACTGTATTCTCCAAAAACTTTACCAGAAATACCTGAATTTAGTATGATAACAGAATTAAATCCTAAAAACAATAGAGTTAAGTGGTACGGAAGAGGACCAGAAGAGAATTATATTGATAGAAAGACAGGGTATGATGTTGGAATTTATGAAGAAAATGTAGAGAATTTCTTTATTCCATATATAAATCCATCTGAGACAGGAAATAGAAGTGATATTAGATGGGTTGAAATCGCTAATGAGAATGGAGAGGGATTATTAGTTACATCTCTTCCAGAGAGAGAAACTTTAGAGTTTAATACACTTTATTATACTCCTGAAGAACTTTCGAGTGGAAAAAGACATCCATTTGAATTAGATAAGAATAAGAACGTAGTTTTAAGAATAATTGGAAAACAGATGGGAGTTGGTGGTGATAATTCATGGGGAGCTAGACCACATGATCAGTATCAGTTAAAATCTGGAGAAGTACAAAGATACACATTTAAAATAGTAGAAAAAAATAAAGATATAGATTCATTTGAAAAAAGAGATAATAATTTAGATATAGATTCTAAAAATTATTTTGAAGCAAGAAGAGCTATTGAGCAAGTTGCAAATAATGTAGTATATCTATCTGATTTAGGAGTAAAAAACTCAAATAAGATGACATCTAAAGATAAAACTATCGCTGAAAATCCATTGACTCTAAGACTTGAGAATGGAGAGGTTATAAAATTTGACAAGGGTATAAATGGATTATCAGACAATGATATAATTGTTAATATTGAGGGAAAAGGATTTAAAAAGTTCCAGAGTTATGTAGGATTAGATAGAGAAGTTTTAGGTTATAGAGGAACAGCTGAATTTAAAGTTTTTGCTGATGGAAAAGAAGTTTTTAATAGTGGCGTTATGAAAAGTTCAGATAGAGCTAAATTTATTGATATTGATTTAAATGGAGTTAAAGAACTTAAGTTACAAATATTAAATTCAGATGGTGTAACAAAATATGATCATGGAACATATGGAGATGCAAAATTTGTAAAATAA
- a CDS encoding endo alpha-1,4 polygalactosaminidase — protein sequence MKKIIVFLFISMISFVKGDEVSKIKMRELIKQIKTQSKEKILVPQNGTNIFFNGDKLDMEFIKNVDGVSQESLFYGVGGINEATPEDEKNYLLKNLIEIEKEGKVVFSVNYANDKKLRGKILKDTEKYNFVGEAVSSYSANSIFQPLQKNSLKNVTNLKEVKNFLYLLNPEKFKNVDDYYRVLKNTDFDLLIIEPSLNGKFLTKEQIKSLKIRKNGTRRLIIAYFSIGEAENYRGYWHNSWNKKLPEWIVKENENWEGNFIIKYWSPQWKEIIRNYQKKLDDIGVDGYYLDTIDTYEQF from the coding sequence ATGAAAAAAATTATAGTTTTCCTATTTATTTCGATGATATCTTTTGTAAAAGGGGATGAAGTGAGTAAAATAAAAATGAGAGAACTTATAAAGCAGATAAAAACCCAATCCAAAGAGAAAATATTAGTGCCACAAAATGGAACTAATATTTTTTTTAATGGAGATAAATTGGATATGGAATTTATAAAAAATGTAGATGGGGTTTCCCAAGAATCATTGTTTTATGGTGTTGGAGGTATAAATGAAGCAACTCCTGAAGATGAAAAAAATTATCTTTTAAAGAATTTAATTGAAATAGAAAAAGAGGGAAAAGTAGTATTTTCAGTAAATTATGCTAACGATAAAAAGTTGAGAGGTAAAATTTTAAAGGATACAGAGAAATATAATTTTGTGGGAGAAGCAGTTTCTTCATATAGTGCTAATAGTATTTTTCAACCTCTTCAAAAAAATAGTTTAAAAAATGTAACTAACTTAAAGGAAGTTAAAAATTTTTTATATCTTTTAAATCCTGAAAAATTTAAGAATGTAGATGATTACTATAGAGTTTTAAAGAATACAGATTTTGATTTATTAATTATAGAACCTAGTTTAAATGGTAAATTTTTAACAAAAGAACAAATCAAATCTTTAAAAATAAGAAAAAATGGAACTCGAAGATTGATAATTGCTTATTTTAGTATAGGAGAAGCAGAAAATTATAGAGGTTATTGGCATAATTCTTGGAATAAAAAACTACCTGAATGGATAGTTAAAGAGAATGAGAATTGGGAAGGTAATTTTATAATAAAATATTGGAGTCCTCAGTGGAAAGAGATTATAAGAAATTATCAGAAAAAATTAGATGACATAGGAGTAGATGGGTACTATTTAGATACTATAGACACTTATGAGCAGTTTTAA
- a CDS encoding DMT family transporter, with product MKKENLSKLLLLLVAMIWGSGFPATKIILDSGIKPFEFLGIRFFITAVVMFCIMKIKKIKIEKTERNLGLIAGLILFSAFAFQTVGLVYTTSSKNAFITGANVIFVPYIVWIITKEKPKLIYILSSIMCFIGIGFLSFEKNLTINFGDFLTFICAICFALQIVVIGSRIKNKNPFTINGFQMFSAGIIGILLNIIFEGATIFTRTYDFKQILALVYIILFNTFICYSIQTYAQKEINPSQVSLILTTEIIFGALFSVLLLGDKMTFQVVIGGLLIFTSILLTEVKKR from the coding sequence ATGAAAAAAGAAAATTTAAGTAAACTATTATTACTTTTAGTTGCCATGATTTGGGGAAGTGGATTTCCAGCTACAAAAATAATTTTAGATAGTGGAATAAAACCATTTGAATTTTTAGGAATAAGATTTTTTATAACAGCAGTAGTCATGTTTTGTATTATGAAAATAAAAAAAATAAAAATTGAAAAAACTGAAAGAAACTTAGGATTAATAGCGGGCTTAATTTTATTTTCAGCCTTTGCTTTTCAAACGGTTGGATTAGTTTATACAACTTCATCTAAAAATGCTTTTATAACTGGAGCAAATGTTATTTTTGTACCATATATTGTATGGATTATCACAAAAGAAAAACCAAAGTTAATTTACATACTATCATCTATAATGTGCTTTATAGGTATAGGGTTTCTTTCTTTTGAAAAGAATTTAACAATTAATTTTGGAGATTTCTTAACTTTTATATGTGCTATATGCTTTGCTCTTCAAATTGTAGTTATAGGAAGCAGAATAAAAAATAAAAATCCCTTTACAATTAATGGATTTCAAATGTTTTCAGCAGGAATTATTGGAATCTTGCTGAATATAATATTTGAAGGAGCAACAATCTTTACTAGAACATATGATTTTAAACAGATTTTAGCATTAGTATACATAATTCTTTTTAATACTTTCATCTGTTATTCAATTCAAACATATGCTCAAAAAGAGATTAATCCTAGTCAGGTTTCTTTAATTTTAACAACAGAGATAATATTTGGAGCATTATTCTCTGTTTTACTTTTAGGAGACAAGATGACTTTTCAAGTTGTAATAGGTGGATTACTAATTTTTACATCTATACTATTAACAGAAGTCAAAAAACGATAA